Proteins from a genomic interval of Paenibacillus sp. FSL R5-0623:
- a CDS encoding YafY family protein — translation MKKSERMNQMLRFINQKQQFTLQDLMQEFQISKRTALRDIASLEELGAPIYVEYGRYGGYRLLQQMQLPPISFNTGELHALYFAMQALRSFSSLPFQVSFRTIHEKFMSALSDKQRQDIENIQHRVSFQHTEQIRDSAHLEFLLMAAVQNIVIQITYVNQRRSSDQRPSSTNTNIRTIQPIALYARKGYWYCQAYDLHKQAYRVFRCDRIISAETTEIEPLTHVNERYSQDAQSLWKPSKQAIPFKCLIDEAGMELFQQEHYPSMQIIEKMGHMYLVGSYEPHELDFIVRYLASYGKSIKIMEPVILQKALRQYYLDLLDHV, via the coding sequence ATGAAAAAATCAGAACGTATGAACCAGATGCTGCGCTTCATTAATCAAAAACAACAGTTCACCCTGCAAGATCTCATGCAGGAGTTCCAGATCTCCAAACGAACCGCGTTAAGAGATATCGCTTCATTGGAAGAGTTAGGTGCCCCCATCTATGTCGAATATGGACGCTACGGCGGATATCGACTGCTGCAACAGATGCAACTGCCTCCCATTTCGTTTAATACGGGTGAGCTTCATGCCCTTTATTTTGCAATGCAGGCTCTCCGCAGCTTCTCCAGCTTACCCTTTCAAGTCTCTTTCCGTACCATTCATGAGAAATTTATGAGCGCGTTATCCGACAAGCAACGACAGGATATTGAGAACATCCAACACCGGGTTTCCTTCCAACATACGGAGCAGATCCGCGATAGTGCACATTTGGAGTTTCTGTTGATGGCTGCTGTGCAGAATATAGTGATCCAGATTACGTATGTTAATCAGCGTAGATCCTCTGATCAAAGGCCATCTTCTACAAACACCAATATCCGCACCATTCAACCCATCGCGCTCTATGCCAGGAAAGGCTATTGGTACTGCCAAGCCTATGATCTGCATAAACAAGCGTATCGTGTATTCCGCTGCGACCGCATCATTTCAGCCGAAACAACGGAGATTGAACCTCTAACTCATGTAAATGAACGCTATTCACAGGATGCCCAGTCTCTATGGAAACCATCGAAACAAGCAATTCCATTCAAATGCCTGATTGATGAAGCCGGGATGGAGCTATTCCAGCAAGAACATTATCCATCTATGCAGATCATCGAGAAGATGGGACACATGTATCTTGTCGGTTCGTATGAACCTCACGAGCTTGATTTCATAGTGAGATATCTTGCGAGCTATGGTAAATCGATTAAGATTATGGAGCCCGTCATCTTACAGAAAGCATTAAGGCAGTACTATCTGGACTTGTTGGATCATGTATAA
- a CDS encoding MFS transporter, whose amino-acid sequence MKLFYIVLALILASLNLRPPITSISPLMSPIQNDLGLSGMTASLLTTLPVLCMGIFAPFSVRLSRRWGNEGAIVLALILIGIGTGLRLFVGATPLMMFTSFLSGVGIALAGPLLSSFIKQYFPNRVAAMVGIYSTAMVMGASISVGLSVPLQQILGGSWRGSLATWALLAAIALPIWLKLAWSARTERQSGQTSALIHAPLPVKNGRAWVLTLFFGLMAAIFYSLTAWLAPAIQSHGYSQETAGNIQTLFTLISLPSTLFIPMLVHRYQRRVFWLVGCAMLELTGVLMLNLSVSPWLAAIPLGIGAGGLFPIALMLPIDETNNAQEASSWSAMTQSGGYILGALGPLAIGWLRDLTGSFVQAFYGLAIIIVLQIIVQLAIGNKKSLKVSQEQS is encoded by the coding sequence ATGAAACTTTTTTATATTGTATTGGCGCTTATTCTGGCTTCACTGAACTTAAGACCACCGATTACTTCCATTTCTCCTCTGATGAGTCCCATACAGAATGATCTGGGTTTGAGCGGCATGACCGCAAGTCTGTTAACTACACTACCGGTATTATGTATGGGCATATTCGCTCCATTCTCTGTAAGACTAAGTAGAAGGTGGGGGAATGAAGGAGCCATTGTGCTGGCTTTAATCCTTATCGGGATAGGTACAGGATTACGATTGTTCGTAGGCGCAACTCCGTTGATGATGTTTACTTCTTTTCTATCAGGTGTAGGGATTGCATTGGCAGGGCCGCTGTTGTCAAGCTTCATTAAGCAGTATTTCCCTAACCGAGTGGCAGCCATGGTCGGCATCTACTCTACAGCAATGGTGATGGGGGCCAGCATTAGTGTGGGATTATCGGTTCCGCTTCAGCAGATATTGGGTGGATCTTGGAGAGGTTCTTTGGCTACATGGGCATTACTCGCAGCCATTGCATTGCCGATCTGGTTAAAATTAGCTTGGTCTGCGCGTACAGAGAGACAATCCGGACAAACTTCGGCTCTCATTCATGCACCACTTCCGGTGAAGAACGGGCGTGCATGGGTGCTGACACTGTTCTTCGGACTGATGGCCGCGATCTTCTATTCATTAACCGCGTGGCTTGCGCCAGCCATTCAAAGCCATGGATATAGCCAAGAGACTGCTGGCAACATCCAAACGTTATTTACATTGATATCACTGCCCTCAACGTTATTCATTCCCATGCTTGTACACCGATACCAAAGGCGTGTCTTCTGGCTTGTTGGATGTGCGATGTTGGAGTTAACAGGTGTCCTGATGCTGAATCTCTCTGTCAGTCCATGGCTCGCGGCGATCCCGCTCGGGATTGGTGCAGGTGGACTGTTCCCGATTGCACTCATGTTGCCGATTGATGAGACAAACAATGCTCAGGAAGCTAGTAGCTGGTCCGCTATGACTCAATCTGGTGGTTACATTCTTGGAGCACTTGGGCCGCTGGCGATTGGTTGGCTCCGAGATCTAACAGGCAGCTTCGTGCAAGCATTTTATGGTTTGGCTATCATCATCGTGTTGCAGATTATCGTTCAATTGGCTATTGGCAATAAAAAAAGTTTGAAAGTTAGCCAGGAGCAGAGCTAA
- a CDS encoding LysR family transcriptional regulator: MEIRQMENFITVCEELHFTRAAEKLGISQPTLSQQIRGLEDELGVPLFDRVGKKIVMTQAGTLFLEHCVQMIRHLQNTQDALAEFRNDQRGRLVIGVLPSDLDYRITPLLVDFHARFPKVQLKVISSIYVVNQVLENEVDIGIEITSAPDRRLVRIPLCSEEYVLVVSENHDWAERSTIEIQELRDIQTVMFPEGFTGRELVDGYCRKYGFTLNTIMETSSATSIISLVKANVGGTLLPYPLIKAMNEPTLRCIRITDDPPYRHFEIIHRSDRYLTQSAKAFIEKTIEYFNQR, encoded by the coding sequence ATGGAGATTCGTCAAATGGAAAACTTTATTACAGTGTGTGAGGAGCTTCATTTTACACGGGCAGCTGAGAAACTTGGCATATCTCAACCTACGTTGAGTCAACAGATACGTGGATTGGAGGATGAACTTGGTGTTCCTTTGTTTGACCGTGTCGGCAAAAAAATTGTGATGACCCAGGCAGGTACTCTGTTTCTGGAACACTGTGTACAGATGATCCGGCATTTACAGAATACCCAAGATGCGTTGGCTGAATTTCGGAATGATCAGCGGGGACGATTGGTGATTGGTGTTCTTCCATCCGATTTGGATTACCGTATCACTCCGCTGCTCGTAGATTTTCATGCCCGATTCCCCAAAGTGCAATTGAAAGTTATCTCTTCGATCTATGTCGTAAATCAAGTGTTGGAAAATGAAGTCGACATCGGCATCGAGATCACGTCTGCCCCTGATAGAAGGCTTGTGCGCATTCCTTTGTGCAGTGAAGAATATGTACTCGTCGTTTCCGAGAATCATGATTGGGCTGAACGAAGCACAATTGAAATTCAAGAGCTACGTGATATCCAAACGGTGATGTTCCCCGAAGGATTTACGGGCAGAGAATTGGTCGATGGCTATTGCCGTAAATATGGATTCACCCTAAATACCATCATGGAGACCAGTTCGGCAACCTCCATCATTAGCTTGGTCAAAGCCAACGTCGGAGGAACACTGCTGCCTTATCCTCTGATCAAAGCCATGAATGAGCCTACGCTACGTTGCATCCGAATTACAGACGATCCGCCGTACCGGCACTTTGAGATCATCCATCGGTCCGACCGTTACCTAACGCAATCGGCCAAGGCATTTATTGAGAAAACAATCGAGTATTTCAATCAAAGGTGA
- a CDS encoding VOC family protein codes for MKIREVGLLTHQVEAIKEFYGTLLELDLVEDNAASVTFRAGNSVLSFKKAPEQEKPYYHVAFTIPTNTLADAKRWAQDRNIPLLSKDGQDEFYFPYWDATAFYFYDPSGNLMEFISHHSLDNAVDEAFEAKHLLCISEIGLPVDDVPEMMNTLNKHYQLEPFAGDGKQFSPTGDAEGMFIVIDKQKPWFPDGRMPGVFATEVKVETRQPGSLRIQDDMYSIESI; via the coding sequence ATGAAAATAAGAGAAGTTGGTTTGTTGACACATCAGGTCGAGGCCATAAAAGAGTTTTACGGTACACTACTGGAACTGGATCTTGTGGAGGATAATGCAGCAAGTGTTACATTCCGTGCGGGGAACTCGGTCCTATCTTTCAAGAAGGCGCCAGAACAAGAGAAGCCCTACTATCATGTAGCATTTACGATTCCAACGAATACACTTGCTGATGCAAAAAGGTGGGCTCAAGACCGTAACATTCCATTGCTCTCGAAAGATGGACAGGATGAATTTTATTTCCCCTACTGGGATGCAACTGCCTTCTATTTTTATGATCCAAGCGGCAACTTGATGGAATTTATTTCTCACCATTCACTCGATAACGCAGTCGATGAAGCTTTTGAAGCAAAGCATCTGTTATGTATTAGTGAAATCGGTCTGCCCGTCGATGATGTTCCTGAGATGATGAACACATTGAATAAGCATTATCAACTTGAACCATTTGCCGGAGACGGAAAACAATTCTCCCCCACGGGTGATGCAGAAGGCATGTTTATTGTCATTGATAAACAGAAGCCCTGGTTCCCAGATGGACGTATGCCTGGTGTATTTGCCACGGAGGTAAAGGTGGAAACTAGGCAGCCAGGTAGTCTGCGTATACAGGACGATATGTACTCGATTGAATCGATATGA
- a CDS encoding MerR family transcriptional regulator, which produces MKISEVANHVNLPISTIRYYEKIGIIPDEHMLRDHNNYRIYAQSIIQHLEVVKQCLAVGFTIHEIQSMISKHGFSSNDQASIIQAKISEIEEIQNKLENSKQNLFEILKSDITCEDGFGKY; this is translated from the coding sequence ATGAAGATTAGTGAAGTAGCGAACCATGTAAACCTTCCGATATCCACGATTCGTTACTACGAGAAAATAGGTATTATCCCGGATGAACATATGCTGAGAGATCATAATAACTATCGAATATATGCGCAGAGCATTATTCAGCATCTGGAAGTGGTCAAACAATGTTTAGCTGTTGGTTTTACGATCCATGAGATCCAATCTATGATCTCTAAACATGGGTTTTCAAGTAATGATCAAGCAAGCATTATCCAAGCGAAAATATCAGAAATTGAAGAAATACAAAATAAATTAGAGAATTCCAAACAAAATCTGTTCGAAATTCTTAAATCGGATATCACGTGTGAGGATGGTTTTGGTAAGTATTAA
- a CDS encoding nitroreductase family protein, translating to MNTITGQFNKTNDFDNIVLERHSVKAYDPEVKISREEMTEILAKASRAPSAINMQPWRFLVIDSAEGKEKLAPLASFNQTQALTSSAVIAVFYDANNVEYMEEIFSKSVELGYMPQDIMDMQMQQVKPYYANINASELRDMNLIDSGLISMQLMLVARAHGYDTNPMAGYDKGQIAEAFGLDKERFQPVMLISIGKAAKDGYPSYRLPVETITTWA from the coding sequence ATGAACACAATTACCGGTCAATTCAACAAAACAAATGATTTTGATAACATCGTCTTGGAGCGCCATTCCGTTAAAGCCTACGACCCTGAAGTGAAGATCAGCCGCGAGGAGATGACCGAAATACTGGCGAAAGCTTCACGTGCCCCTTCGGCCATTAACATGCAACCTTGGCGTTTTCTTGTTATCGACAGTGCTGAAGGCAAAGAGAAGCTTGCACCACTGGCCTCTTTTAACCAGACACAGGCACTAACATCTTCCGCTGTCATTGCCGTGTTTTACGATGCCAACAACGTTGAATACATGGAAGAGATTTTCAGCAAATCAGTGGAACTTGGGTACATGCCCCAAGACATCATGGATATGCAGATGCAGCAGGTAAAACCTTATTATGCGAACATAAACGCATCCGAATTGCGTGACATGAACCTCATTGACTCAGGCCTCATATCCATGCAACTCATGCTCGTTGCCCGTGCCCATGGTTATGATACCAACCCTATGGCCGGTTATGACAAAGGTCAGATCGCAGAAGCGTTCGGCCTGGATAAAGAACGGTTCCAACCCGTGATGTTGATCTCCATAGGTAAAGCAGCTAAAGATGGCTATCCTTCCTATCGTCTCCCGGTTGAAACGATTACAACTTGGGCATAA